A window of the Anoplopoma fimbria isolate UVic2021 breed Golden Eagle Sablefish chromosome 17, Afim_UVic_2022, whole genome shotgun sequence genome harbors these coding sequences:
- the myl2a gene encoding myosin regulatory light chain 2a isoform X2, with product MFEQAQIQEFKEVKAAQPIFCAIGRVNVKQEEIDEMLKEAPGPVNFTVFLTMFGEKLKGADPEDTILNAFKVFDPEGKGVLKKDYVTQMLTTQADRFTPEEMVQMFAAFPPDVAGNLDYKNLVHIITHGEEKDQE from the exons ATGTTTGAGCAGGCTCAGATCCAGGAATTTAAAGAGGTGAAAGCTGCtcaaccaatt TTTTGTGCCATAGGACGTGTCAAtgtgaaacaggaagagatCGATGAGATGCTCAAAGAGGCTCCTGGCCCAGTCAACTTCACTGTCTTCCTCACCATGTTCGGGGAAAAGCTGAAAG GTGCTGATCCAGAGGACACCATCCTCAACGCGTTTAAAGTCTTCGACCCTGAGGGGAAAGGTGTGCTGAAGAAGGACTA tgtGACACAGATGCTAACAACACAAGCGGACCGATTCACCCCTGAGGAG atGGTGCAGATGTTTGCCGCCTTCCCCCCAGATGTGGCAGGTAACCTGGACTACAAGAACCTGGTTCACATCATTACCCATGGAGAGGAAAAGGACCAGGAGTAA
- the myl2a gene encoding myosin regulatory light chain 2a isoform X1, with translation MFEQAQIQEFKEAFTIMDQNRDGFIDKNDLRDTFAALGRVNVKQEEIDEMLKEAPGPVNFTVFLTMFGEKLKGADPEDTILNAFKVFDPEGKGVLKKDYVTQMLTTQADRFTPEEMVQMFAAFPPDVAGNLDYKNLVHIITHGEEKDQE, from the exons ATGTTTGAGCAGGCTCAGATCCAGGAATTTAAAGAG GCCTTTACCATCATGGACCAGAACAGAGACGGTTTCATCGACAAGAATGATCTCAGGGACACTTTTGCTGCTCTAG GACGTGTCAAtgtgaaacaggaagagatCGATGAGATGCTCAAAGAGGCTCCTGGCCCAGTCAACTTCACTGTCTTCCTCACCATGTTCGGGGAAAAGCTGAAAG GTGCTGATCCAGAGGACACCATCCTCAACGCGTTTAAAGTCTTCGACCCTGAGGGGAAAGGTGTGCTGAAGAAGGACTA tgtGACACAGATGCTAACAACACAAGCGGACCGATTCACCCCTGAGGAG atGGTGCAGATGTTTGCCGCCTTCCCCCCAGATGTGGCAGGTAACCTGGACTACAAGAACCTGGTTCACATCATTACCCATGGAGAGGAAAAGGACCAGGAGTAA